From the bacterium genome, one window contains:
- a CDS encoding NAD-dependent epimerase/dehydratase family protein — MQKTPYLVTGATGFVGRHLLQLLLDDPAIQPIALVRDKASWKKQDWTAKLKGVELIEGSVTEAQAWIGDKRLKGLAGVYHLAAVIQHTRKAPEEMFHTNVEGLASMIRVGRHFKCRVLFVSTSGTVGCFADPKAKADELAPFQEETVGSWPYYASKIAAERQGRALAEKLGVELVILRPPVLLGPGDHRGRATAHISRLLRGKLPFIVNGGIHFVDIRDVSRAMIRAMKIANPKPVYHFCGTTYPIDRFFKTVAAIGGVAPPKVALPGPVAALLAKVSGLLDKVLPPQKHPILPDPVVFEMASKHWGLSSLYAEKDLGFVSRDSIATLSDTIAWLKLNDPELKKEYAGALETATNTHAS; from the coding sequence GCTTCGTCGGCCGGCACCTTCTCCAATTATTGTTGGACGATCCGGCGATTCAGCCGATCGCCTTGGTCCGCGACAAGGCCAGCTGGAAGAAACAGGATTGGACGGCCAAGCTCAAGGGCGTGGAGCTGATCGAAGGCTCGGTCACCGAGGCTCAAGCCTGGATCGGCGATAAGCGCTTGAAGGGCCTGGCCGGCGTCTACCATTTGGCGGCCGTGATCCAGCACACCCGCAAGGCTCCCGAGGAAATGTTTCACACCAACGTCGAGGGCTTGGCCTCGATGATCCGAGTGGGCCGCCATTTCAAATGCCGGGTGCTCTTCGTCTCGACCTCGGGCACCGTCGGCTGCTTCGCCGATCCCAAGGCCAAGGCCGATGAGCTGGCGCCTTTCCAGGAAGAGACCGTCGGAAGCTGGCCCTACTACGCGTCCAAGATCGCGGCCGAGCGCCAGGGCCGGGCCCTGGCCGAGAAGCTCGGCGTCGAGCTGGTGATCTTAAGGCCGCCGGTCCTGCTCGGCCCCGGCGACCACCGCGGCCGGGCCACCGCCCACATCTCGCGGCTGCTGCGGGGCAAGCTGCCCTTCATCGTCAACGGCGGCATCCACTTCGTCGACATCCGCGACGTCAGCCGGGCGATGATCCGGGCGATGAAGATCGCGAATCCCAAGCCGGTCTACCATTTCTGCGGAACGACCTATCCGATCGACCGCTTCTTCAAAACCGTTGCCGCCATTGGCGGGGTCGCGCCGCCCAAGGTCGCCCTGCCCGGCCCGGTCGCCGCGCTCTTGGCCAAGGTCTCGGGCCTGCTCGACAAGGTCCTGCCGCCGCAAAAGCATCCGATCTTGCCCGATCCGGTGGTCTTCGAGATGGCCTCGAAGCATTGGGGCTTGAGCTCGCTCTACGCCGAAAAAGATTTGGGCTTCGTCTCGCGCGATTCGATCGCGACGCTTTCCGACACCATTGCGTGGCTCAAGCTCAATGACCCGGAGCTAAAGAAGGAGTACGCCGGAGCCTTGGAGACGG